One genomic segment of Salinibacter grassmerensis includes these proteins:
- a CDS encoding glutamate-5-semialdehyde dehydrogenase, which produces MSDTTSEALSVDALAADCKAAARELSTLSTETKNRTLRRMAEALEADEEAILAANGKDVRAARDEGISDALIDRLILNPERIGKMADALRDVASFSDPVGEMSGTTRRPSGIEVGKMRIPLGVIGMIYEARPNVTADAAGLCFKAGNAVLLRGGSNAFHSNQAVASALHEALEAEGVPPAAVTLVPTTDRAAVQEMLTLNQHLDLVIPRGGEGLIRFVDETSQIPVIKHYKGVCHLYVDKDADLEVAEDLLLDGKVSRPSVCNALETMLVHEAVAQDLLPRARALLEEAGVELRGDDPTQKLLPGVAAAGPDDYAAEYLDLTLAARVVESDDEALDHIAEYGSNHTEVIVTDRLPTARRFVRSVDASVVLVNASSRFSDGGELGLGAEIGISTTKLHAYGPMGLEALTTEKFVVYGQGETRHPVEK; this is translated from the coding sequence ATGTCCGACACGACCTCCGAAGCGCTCTCCGTCGACGCCCTCGCCGCGGACTGCAAGGCGGCCGCCCGCGAGCTGAGCACGCTCTCGACCGAAACGAAAAACCGTACGCTGCGCCGCATGGCCGAGGCCTTGGAGGCAGATGAAGAGGCCATTCTGGCCGCCAATGGCAAGGACGTGAGGGCCGCCCGCGACGAAGGGATTTCGGATGCCCTGATCGACCGCCTGATCCTGAATCCCGAACGCATTGGGAAGATGGCCGATGCGCTGCGCGACGTGGCATCGTTTTCCGATCCCGTGGGCGAAATGAGCGGCACCACCCGGCGGCCCAGTGGCATCGAGGTGGGGAAGATGCGCATTCCGCTGGGTGTCATTGGCATGATCTACGAGGCCCGCCCCAACGTCACGGCCGACGCCGCCGGGCTCTGTTTCAAAGCGGGCAACGCCGTGCTCCTGCGAGGCGGCTCCAACGCGTTCCACTCGAACCAGGCCGTCGCGTCGGCGCTGCATGAGGCGCTGGAGGCGGAGGGCGTCCCGCCCGCGGCCGTGACGCTCGTTCCCACCACCGACCGCGCGGCGGTGCAGGAGATGCTGACGCTCAACCAGCACCTTGACCTCGTCATCCCGCGCGGCGGCGAGGGCCTGATCCGCTTCGTGGACGAGACGAGCCAGATTCCTGTCATCAAGCACTACAAGGGCGTCTGCCATCTCTACGTCGACAAAGACGCGGACCTGGAGGTCGCCGAGGACCTTCTGCTCGACGGCAAGGTCTCGCGCCCTAGCGTCTGCAACGCGCTCGAGACGATGCTCGTCCACGAGGCAGTGGCCCAGGACTTACTGCCCCGTGCGCGAGCGCTCCTGGAAGAGGCGGGCGTCGAGCTCCGTGGCGATGACCCGACCCAAAAGCTCCTGCCGGGGGTGGCAGCCGCGGGCCCGGACGACTACGCCGCCGAATATCTCGACCTCACTCTCGCGGCGCGGGTCGTCGAGAGCGACGATGAGGCGCTGGACCACATCGCCGAGTACGGCTCCAATCACACCGAGGTCATCGTGACCGACCGTCTCCCGACCGCCCGCCGCTTTGTCCGCTCGGTCGACGCGTCGGTCGTGCTCGTAAATGCCTCCTCGCGCTTCTCGGACGGGGGCGAGCTGGGGCTGGGCGCGGAGATCGGGATCTCGACCACCAAGCTGCACGCCTACGGCCCGATGGGCCTGGAGGCACTCACCACCGAAAAGTTTGTGGTGTACGGACAGGGGGAGACGCGTCACCCCGTAGAGAAATAA
- the proB gene encoding glutamate 5-kinase — MAAVELSDWTRAVVKVGSALVAPDERGCSTAHLLPIARFIMESRRQGKEVILVSSGAVAAGLAEQGRSGPGTGLTIPERQALAALGQPLLMAHWRRLFDMPCAQVLLTYDDLQRRSRFVNAKNTIAELLDRDTLPIVNENDTVATEELRVGDNDNLAAYVAVLAEADLLVICSDVDGLYTADPHDDPDAERLPEVDEITDEIYDMVGPSHRAVATGGMQTKVEAAEKATDRGIDTVLVNGTKGSHLDALGRGEMPGTLVRRSEQPLSARKHWMLHALPSAGCLTVDSGAANALRHDGASLLPSGIVAVEGRFARGDAVEIVVGEEGGWTRVAKGITQYGSADLERIQGQQSSAIAEVLDNVPADHVIHRDDLVVEP; from the coding sequence ATGGCCGCCGTTGAGCTCTCGGACTGGACCCGTGCCGTCGTGAAGGTAGGCAGCGCGCTCGTTGCGCCCGATGAACGGGGCTGTAGCACAGCGCACCTGCTGCCCATTGCACGCTTCATCATGGAGAGCCGTCGGCAGGGCAAGGAAGTGATCCTGGTCTCCTCCGGCGCCGTGGCCGCCGGGCTTGCCGAACAGGGCCGCAGTGGACCGGGCACGGGCCTCACCATCCCGGAGCGGCAGGCCCTCGCCGCGCTCGGCCAGCCGCTACTGATGGCCCACTGGCGCCGTCTTTTCGATATGCCCTGCGCGCAAGTCCTGCTCACTTACGACGACCTCCAGCGCCGGTCCCGCTTCGTGAACGCCAAGAACACGATTGCCGAGCTGCTCGACCGAGACACGCTTCCGATCGTGAATGAAAACGACACCGTCGCCACCGAGGAGTTGCGGGTAGGCGACAACGACAACCTCGCCGCCTACGTGGCGGTGCTGGCCGAGGCCGACCTGCTCGTGATCTGCTCGGACGTGGATGGCCTCTACACCGCCGATCCCCACGACGACCCGGACGCAGAGCGCCTGCCAGAGGTCGACGAAATCACCGATGAGATCTACGACATGGTCGGACCCTCGCACCGTGCGGTGGCCACGGGTGGTATGCAGACGAAGGTGGAGGCGGCGGAAAAAGCGACGGACCGTGGGATCGATACCGTATTGGTCAATGGGACCAAGGGCAGCCACCTCGACGCGCTGGGGCGCGGCGAGATGCCAGGCACGCTCGTCCGACGATCCGAGCAGCCGCTCTCGGCGCGCAAGCACTGGATGCTCCACGCGCTTCCCTCAGCGGGCTGCCTGACGGTCGACTCCGGGGCGGCCAACGCGCTGCGCCACGATGGCGCCTCGCTGCTGCCGTCGGGCATCGTGGCGGTGGAGGGCCGCTTTGCCCGAGGCGACGCCGTGGAGATTGTGGTCGGGGAGGAGGGGGGTTGGACTCGAGTGGCGAAGGGCATCACGCAGTACGGGTCCGCCGACCTGGAGCGGATTCAGGGGCAACAGAGCTCTGCCATCGCCGAGGTTCTCGACAATGTGCCCGCCGACCACGTGATTCACCGCGACGATCTGGTGGTGGAGCCGTAG
- a CDS encoding ATP-binding cassette domain-containing protein: protein MSIAASNLSKVYGTQKAVDDVSFEMSTGEVLGFLGPNGAGKTTTMRILTCYLDPTAGTATLDGYDIHEHPEEVRRRIGYLPEDTPLYTDMPVIEYLRLSARLQSVPPAKIDGRIQTMMDVCGLGPERHKRIGELSKGFQQRVGLAQALLHDPPVLILDEPTTGLDPNQIVEIRELIKEIGTEKTVMLSSHILKEVEMTCDRILIIDQGRVVADAPTEELREQFMGGTRLRVSVDAPAEANVDAAFRALEGVASVQHTNGTYELSASGDADAAARVFHLCADRDWVLTELTPIESSLEDVFRDLTESPESPSDTTSSPDAPPGAPTNTV from the coding sequence ATGAGCATCGCTGCGTCGAACCTGAGCAAGGTCTACGGCACCCAAAAGGCCGTTGACGACGTGAGCTTTGAGATGAGTACCGGCGAGGTGCTTGGGTTTCTCGGCCCCAACGGGGCTGGCAAGACGACGACGATGCGCATCCTAACGTGCTACCTGGATCCGACCGCCGGCACCGCGACGCTCGACGGCTACGACATCCACGAGCACCCGGAGGAGGTGCGGCGTCGAATCGGATACCTTCCCGAGGACACGCCGCTGTACACCGACATGCCGGTGATTGAATACCTCCGCCTCTCGGCGCGGCTGCAGTCGGTCCCCCCCGCGAAGATCGACGGGCGTATTCAGACAATGATGGACGTGTGCGGCCTCGGCCCCGAACGCCACAAGCGGATTGGCGAGCTGTCCAAGGGCTTCCAGCAACGGGTCGGCCTTGCACAGGCCCTCCTCCACGACCCGCCGGTCCTCATTCTCGACGAGCCAACGACCGGCCTCGACCCCAACCAGATCGTCGAGATCCGAGAACTGATCAAGGAGATCGGTACGGAAAAGACGGTCATGCTTAGCTCCCACATCCTGAAGGAGGTGGAGATGACCTGTGACCGCATTCTCATTATCGACCAGGGACGCGTTGTGGCCGATGCGCCCACCGAAGAACTGCGGGAGCAGTTTATGGGCGGCACGCGGCTGCGGGTATCGGTCGATGCCCCTGCGGAGGCCAACGTGGACGCGGCCTTCAGGGCCCTTGAGGGCGTGGCCTCGGTCCAGCACACGAACGGCACCTACGAGCTCTCTGCGTCGGGAGACGCCGATGCCGCCGCCCGCGTCTTCCACCTCTGTGCCGACCGCGACTGGGTGCTCACCGAGCTGACCCCCATCGAGTCGAGCCTCGAAGATGTCTTCCGGGATCTCACGGAGTCGCCAGAATCCCCCTCGGACACGACGTCCTCCCCCGACGCCCCGCCGGGAGCGCCAACAAACACGGTCTGA
- a CDS encoding ABC transporter permease gives MSAVWTICKREISAFFDSLTAYVLLVIFLGLSGTFTWLFGQGDIFFVGEASLDVFFQVSFWTLFFFIPAVTMGMIAEERRSGTLELLATKPIDDLEIVTGKWLAAWGLVAIALAFTLPYYVTVAQLGPIDHGATVSGYLGLLFVSAVYVSIGLFASSLTGNQIVAFLLSLFVAAFLHLLFGQMAAILPGPVANVAEFLDLQGHFRTMSRGVLDAASVLYVLTLTGLGLLGATVSLKSRRWG, from the coding sequence ATGTCCGCCGTCTGGACAATTTGCAAGCGCGAGATCAGCGCGTTCTTCGACTCCCTTACCGCGTACGTGCTCCTGGTGATCTTTCTCGGGCTCAGCGGCACGTTTACGTGGCTCTTCGGACAGGGCGACATCTTCTTCGTTGGGGAGGCGTCCCTCGATGTCTTTTTTCAGGTGTCGTTCTGGACCCTCTTCTTCTTCATCCCCGCGGTGACGATGGGCATGATTGCCGAGGAGCGCCGCAGCGGCACCCTCGAGCTCCTGGCCACCAAGCCGATCGACGACCTCGAAATCGTGACCGGCAAGTGGCTCGCGGCGTGGGGACTCGTCGCCATCGCCCTCGCCTTCACGCTGCCCTACTACGTCACCGTGGCCCAGCTCGGCCCCATCGACCACGGCGCCACGGTCAGCGGCTACCTGGGGCTCCTGTTCGTCAGCGCGGTGTACGTGAGCATTGGCCTCTTCGCATCGAGCCTCACGGGGAATCAGATTGTCGCCTTTTTGCTGAGCCTCTTCGTGGCCGCGTTCCTGCACCTGCTATTCGGGCAGATGGCCGCCATTCTCCCCGGTCCCGTCGCCAACGTCGCCGAGTTCCTGGACCTACAGGGCCACTTTCGCACGATGTCGCGGGGCGTGCTGGACGCGGCATCGGTGCTGTACGTGCTGACCCTCACGGGGCTCGGCCTGCTGGGGGCCACGGTGTCCCTGAAGAGCCGACGCTGGGGCTAA